The following proteins are encoded in a genomic region of Nycticebus coucang isolate mNycCou1 chromosome 17, mNycCou1.pri, whole genome shotgun sequence:
- the GIN1 gene encoding gypsy retrotransposon integrase-like protein 1 isoform X2, producing the protein MGPFHTSNRSHVYAVIMTDLLTKWVVILPLCDVSASEISKAIINIFFLYGPPQKMIMNQGDEFIQQINAELYGLFGKKQTVISHTSGAVNPADSTPSTLKTLLSKHCAEHPDDWDNHLLAVSFAFNVTHLEPTKNTPYFQMFNRNPYMAETSDSLREVDGGNTSMFTRILDAVKEADETMANKTTSVGQVENNNLDELNKSKIIVKKKPKQVNPFHLKVGHEVLRQRKNWWKDGRFQSEWVGPCVIDYITDSGCAVLRDGTGARLKRPIKMSHLKPYVREAGEQDSLYLLQGSVVADHDYIGLPETPAGAYQANILVGDAAVGIVDNELLTSSRDRDLLEYRNTKISPLIEDHGTLEKQTFSLLDSSNQVLEYLS; encoded by the exons ATGGGGCCTTTCCACACAAGCAACAGAAGTCACGTGTACGCAGTGATCATGACAGATTTGCTTACCAAATGGGTTGTGATTCTGCCTCTGTGTGATGTTTCAGCGTCAGAGATTTCCAAGGCTATcatcaatatatttttcttatatggaCCGCCTCAGAAAATGATAATGAACCAAGGAGATGAATTCATTCAACAG ATTAATGCTGAGCTGTATGGATTATTTGGCAAGAAGCAAACTGTGATTTCTCACACCTCTGGGGCTGTTAACCCAGCTGACAGCACGCCCAGCACTCTCAAGACGCTCCTGTCCAAACACTGCGCAGAGCATCCAGACGACTGGGACAACCACCTGCTAGCCGTTTCTTTCGCCTTCAATGTCACGCACTTG gaGCCTACTAAAAATACaccatattttcaaatgtttaatcGAAATCCTTATATGGCTGAGACTTCAGATAGTCTTCGTGAAGTGGATGGTGGTAATACGAGTATGTTTACCAGAATTCTAGATGCTGTTAAAGAAGCTGATGAAACAATGGCGAATAAGACAACGTCAGTGGGCCAG GTGGAGAACAACAATTTGGATGAACTAAATAAAAGCAAGATCATTGTTAAGAAGAAACCAAAGCAAGTAAATCCATTTCACTTGAAAGTGGGGCATGAAGTtttaagacaaaggaaaaatTGGTGGAAGGATGGTCGCTTCCAGTCTGAGTGGGTCGGTCCATGTGTCATAGACTACATCACAGACAGTGGCTGTGCTGTCCTGAGGGACGGCACTGGGGCGAGGCTGAAGAGGCCCATCAAAATGTCCCACCTGAAGCCCTACGTGAGAGAGGCCGGGGAGCAAG ACAGTCTTTATCTCTTGCAAGGCTCAGTGGTGGCAGATCACGACTATATTGGGTTGCCTGAAACTCCAGCGGGAGCCTACCAAGCAAACATCCTGGTGGGAGATGCAGCTGTCGGTATCGTTGATAATGAATTACTGACATCAAGCAGAGATCGTGACCTCTTAGAATATAGAAATACCAAAATCTCTCCACTGATAGAAGATCATGGTACTCTTGAAAAACAGACTTTCAGTCTGTTGGACTCTTCAAACCAAGTTCTTGAATACCTAAGTTAG